The genomic segment CATGAAAGGTCACTGACAAGGGGGAATCATAAATGGCTGCGTGTTTCACACCAGCGTCAGCAGGCGCTGGCATCAGGGCTGTCGGGGGGTACAGATGCAGTCAGAGATCCTGCAAAACTTCTATAGATCGTTTGGATCCCTGTCAGGAAAGCACAGGGCACAGGAGCAGAAACTGCACTCGACAGCACTTCTGGAAGATGCTTTAGTAACGGCTGGTATTGTGTCAGGCAgtcccagcacaaacacaggctgggggagaccggatggagcagccctgagaagctccccatgacccagcctCAGTGTGCGCCTGAGtccagaacccccccgtgtgctgggctgcacccccagagcgtgagcagcagctcagggaggggatcctgcccctctgctgtgctctggggagaccccccctgcagccctgatccagctctggggcagcagcacaagagggacgtggagctgctggagcgaggccagaggaggccatggagatgctgcgagggctggagcagctctgctctggagccaggctgagagagctgggctggggcagcctggagaagagaaggctcctgaaggggagacctgagagcagctccagtgcctaaaggggctgcaggaaacctggagaggggcttgggacaagggcctgtagggccaggccaaggggaatggcttgaacctgcccgaggggagactgagctgagctcttaggcagaagctcttccctgtgagggtgctgaggcgctggcccagggtgcccagagaagctgtggctgccccatccctggcagtgctcaagaccaggttggacacaggggcttggagcaagctgctccagtggaaggggtccctgcccatggcaggggttggaactggacgagctttgaggtcccttccaacccaaaccgctcTCTGATTCTATAATACTGGTATCTCTCTGAAACCAAGGAGCAGAAACAAGGGCAGGTGTTCATAAACTTTTTTCCAGGGAGCTTGGTTCCAGCCCAGAAAAGTTCCTGCTTCTCTGGTCTGAACCAGACTGTGTTTAAATTGATGTAATTGATAAGAACTGGGGACTGGAAGAATGGAGCCACTGGTTAGACTGTAGGTAAAGCCCAGATCTGCTGAAATAGTTGTTCTTGCTCCCTAACTGCTGCAGGTCTGGTTTCCTTCCTGCACGGTTTGAAGGAAGGTACCATGCTGGTTATGGAAATTCAGGATGTTCCTTTGGAAATGGCACTTTTCAAGTGTTTAACTGACACACTTGACCTGTTACAAACAGAAGCAGCCTATGTGAGGAGTATTTGTAGGGGGGGCTTTGCTTATTGTCCAGAGCAGTTGAAACTCAGGAGGCTGGTCTAGTAGCCTTAAgtcctttcattttgttttgaacaGTTTGGAATTGCATGTACATTTTAAACCCAAGCtttgtgacattttaaaagcttctttAAGGATTAAACCCACTGTTCTTGTTGTGAGCGAGCCTAAGGCAGCAAATGGAGTACAACGCACACTGTCACATAAGCACCCACCTTTGGACCACACGGCTTGTTTGAATTCAGCAGGATGTTAGAGACCCTTCTGCGGCCCGCGGTGCTGCAGCACAACAAAACCACGTCAGAAGAAGAACGCTTTAATGGGgagcccaggggggttgtggagtctcctacactggagatattcaaggcccgcctggacaagttcctgtgtgatgtactgtaggttaccctgctcttgcaggggggttggactagatgatcttttgaggtcccttccaacccttgggattctgtgattctgtgggagGTTCAGGAAATCCGCGTGCCCTTGCGGGCTTGTTTGGCATGcgcttggttggttggtttgccACTCGGGGTGAGGGCTGCCAACAGCCAACGCTGCTGGCTGGGGGGTGCTCTCCTTGTACCCCCTCACAAGTGCCCAGGGGTGGGTGCACGTTGCCCAGGCTGCGTTTTCCTTTCTTGCAGCGTCAATGCCTGCGTGGACGTGGTCCTGTCCGGCGTGAAGCTGCTGGAGGCGCTCGGTGTGGAGCCCGGCGATGGGAAGAATCACGCGGTGCTGAGCTCCCGGCGGGACCTGGGAGAGGCGTTCGCTTACTTCATGGACAAGGGGGCGGCTGCCGAGCGCTTCTTCAGCGACGCCGAGTCCTTCCACCACATCGCCCGCACAGCCTCCGAGCACCCCGGGGCCCAGGTGCGTCCCACCTGAGGAGGAGCTCTGAGGAGCGCCTTTGTTCCGCACCTCGGTGGTGACGTTGAGCTCTGTCTAGCGAGGGTACAAGCCATCTAGGAAGGAAACTGACGGTACAGCTCGAGTGCGTTCCTGACTTCCTGCAGACCTCTGCACCCGCTGCAGTAGGAGGGGGTTCGGTGGTCTATGCCCTGCTTGCTTTCCCCAGACTGAAATGTCAGTGTGAGGGGCTTCTGTAAGAAAGTGATGCGGGAGCCAGTGATGCTGTACGAGAGGCTCTAACATGTTGTCATGATGTGACAGGAAATAGATCCAAGCATTAGGAGCTGTAAAGGCTCCAATCAGCTTTAGCTGTGTAACCCAGGATTTCAGTTCTCTCTAGGGCTGATGAAAAGCACTAAATACATTCTTTCTGAAGTATCCCTTtccaaaagcaaagctttgtTGCTCTAATTTATACTGGGTCTACTGAATCCAGCCTCATCCCTCTCTTGGTGTTAGCTACTTTCTACAGACTGCTTAAATGCCGCTTTCTGTGCAGTTCGCCACCTGGAAAGTTCACATTCTGGAAATGAGGAAGAGCTCTAAAGGCCTTTTAATGGTCAAGACTCTCCTTGTTTCTCCCCACATTGGCTACAGTGGCTTTCTGGAATCGCCTGATTAGTAGCTGTAGCCTCCTATAGCCTGCTTCCTGTCACCTCCGAGTGCCTGTCATCCTCAGGACAGTCTGTATTCCTTGCTTTCAAAGCTCACATCGGAGTTTTCTCACTCCAAAGTTTGACCTTTCTTACCTGAGGAAACTCCGTGTGGGCCCAGGCACCTTGGTCTCCAAGTGTTGCAGTGCTCAAATGCTTGCTAAAATCCCACCAGTTGCCAGTTGAGAGCCTGCACAGATGTGAGGGCTGTTTGTGATGTGAATCAGTGGAATTTTACAGGGCTGTTACCTGAAGGCGAGTATTTACACTGAAAGGGAGTCAGAGCACACTCAGCTCGCTGAGCCCTCACAGAGGGTTGTTTGGCCTTCAACCCCAAAGAGCTTTGTTGTGTAATGCCAAAATCTCTATACCAAGAACTAAGCACATCTAAAGCTATCAAAGCGAGGGAGTGCCCATACCTGCCCCTCTTTGTTTTACAGCTGTACGTAGGAGGAAACGCTGCTCTCATCGGTCAGAAGCTTGCAACAAATCCAGACCTGAAGGTACCCAAAACGGTCACACTGCTTGTCTGTAAGGAGGCTCCCACTGCTTCCCTGTAGACTTGGGgggtgcagggacaggccaaggggaatggcttgaacctgcccgaggggagactgagatgagctcctaggcagaagctcttccctgtgagggtgctgaggtgctggcacagggtgcccagagaagctgtggctgccccatccctggcagtgctcaaggccaggttggacacaggggcttggagcaagctgctccagtggaaggggtccctgcccgtggcaggggttggaaccagatgagcttcacagtcccttcaacccaaaccaggctgaggTTCCCTGATCCCatgttgctgttatttcttAGGTTGGTCTTCCAAGTTGAAAAGCATagctaatttttttaaattaaattattattattttaaatcacttGTCCAGGTGATGCTTAAATGCACTGCAGTGGTGGCGAGGGACATGGCATGGAAACCTGCATTGAGTGTTCTTGTTTTCTAGATCCTCCTTTGCGGCCCAGTTGGTCCTAAACTCCATGAACTACTTGATGACAACGTGGTTGTGCCACCTGAATCCATGCAGGAAAGAGATGAATTCCATCTTATCTTGGAATATCAAGCAGGTACTTTGCCAAAGGCTGAACATTAGGTTAGATGGGAACCCCAGGCATCACTTAAGATATTCCTGGCTGTAAAGCTGTTGGGGTTTGAAGCACTTAATTCCGGGACCATATACAGATGTCTAAAAGTCTTTTGAAACCATCTCCCTTTGCATTATGGTGAACGTAAGGACAGACTCGTGCTGCTGCCTTGACACCTCTTTGCTTCTGTACACTATAACCTAAAGAAACCAAGTGGATTTTGATCTTGTTGCAATGCTTAGCCTACTCAGACCTGGCAGGTGTCATTCTAAAGCTGTATGAACACTACAACAGTCCTGTAATGTtccctgaaaacagaaaggtaCCATTTAACCACATGCAGGTGAAATTCAGGGTAGCCCTAATGTAACGGCTAAACCAAATCCGAGtgtgttttcttgctgttctgAATGGTTTCACTGGTTCTGTCTCAAAATACAGCTTGAGGAAGACTTCCATCCGTGTGACAGAAGAGGGAGTATTTGGCAAGGAGGGAAGGCAAAAGAACCATCTTAATTAAACTTGTTTAGCAGCAGAGCTAAGCTggagcagcacccagagcaTCCACTCTGGCTGAAACAAGGTTACTACAACTGACAAGCACTGTAGCTCAGTAGCCAATGGAGAATACACTGATCTTTAAGTGAATCTTGCTCCTGGTTAGATGATACGTTAGTATATGATGTCTCCTTTTCTCAGCATCTTTGTTCTCGTGGGAGAAcggctctcctgagaccctgTGGATCTGTGTCCTTGAGAAAACTTTGGCACAAGACTCTTCTTTAAGAGGAGACAGCCCACGTGGCTGTTGATGCTGGGTTAGTGGCTTTGCCACAGATGCTGGTCATATTCTCCATAGTATAACCTGTACTCAGCCTGGGAGAGTGGGTGAAGCCCAAGAGTGAAGTGAGTATGCAGGCTGGATCTGAGGCAGAGATCCTACCTACAGCACCCTCCAAAATGCTTGTGCCTCAGGAGCTTTCTGTTCcagctgcatttatttattcCGTTACGTTTCCTTCTGACCAGTTATCACAACTGGCACAAGGAACTGCCTGAACAGAAACACACGAACAGATGGGGAGAGCTGGCAGAGGGCTGCCCAGTTGGACCACGGCCTGTGTAATTTGTATCCTCTGGGGGCTCGCTGTCGGTACCCTGACTTCTCATGGTTCAGTGTCGCAGAGATGGAGCCCATTTAATCTCTGATCTTACCCAGGAGTAAAACGGCTTACACACACAGCACTGATGCAGCCCTCTTCTGCACATCATTTCTGGGAGCTGGGCAGCTGGGTACAGCGAGAGCCGTGAGAGTTCCCGGGGTGTATCTTCATGAGACAGCTTGAGTTGAGCCAGCACGGGGTGGCTGCCAAAGGGGGAAGGTCTCCCCTCCCTCTGCACATCCTGCACCCTCCTACTGTTTGCCTTTAGCTGGCTGTGACGCTCACCTCATCTCATGCTAAACTGATTAAAACATCACAAAGCTTGCAACCAAGTATTGAATTTTCCTTCTGATCCAAAAAGCATCTAAATGAGGTGGAGGGAGTGAGTGAAGAGAATGAATGAAGACAGGAGGAAGATTTCTCCTATGGCCGGCCATATGGGCACAGTCATGTTGTGTCACCATGCCTTTGGGTTCCAGAAGGATACCCCAAAACTATCTCCCGGCACATGGTTTGATTTGCTTCTCTTCTGAGTTAACCTGCTCCTGTTTGTTTCACGCCAGGTGAAGAGTGGGGACGAGTGAAAGCACCCAATGCCAACCGCTTCATCTTCTCCCACGACCTATCAAATGGTGCCTTAAACATGCTGGAAGTGTTTGTGTCCAGCCTGGATGAATTTCAGCCAGATCTGGTGGTGCTCTCAGGACTTCACATGATGGAAGGCCAGAGCAAGGAGATGCGGCAGAGACGACTTATGGAGGTGAGGTGCTCCAATACCAGCTTCTCCTTAACGTCCAGGCCAGGAAGTGCTCCATGGCAGCCTTGCTTCCCCAGGTTGGAACTTGCAAGCAGGCTGTGTCTACTGATCTGCCACAAACCTTTTCAGTGTTGCATGCTAAAAGGATGTGAACTATCAGAATGGCAAAAGCCTAATCCTGTAACACTCATGGTTCTTAGATCCAGTGGGCTGTCTAGGGGATAAAAGGTATGGTCTGGTTCTCTGGCTGGAGTATGTTGACGTACTTACTGGTGGCTAAATTACATTGTGTTTCCTATCCCAGGTACTAAGACGATCGAGGTTCTAATCAAGATTAGCATTCTTTAAGCTGCATCTGTGTTAGATAATCCAAGAGGCAGCTTTCTCATCTGAGCCCAAAGGAGCTACACAGGTTTCCTTCTGCCTTACAGCTCGTTGCCACTCTTACAGCCCAGTGCCCTTGATGCCATGCACCAGcgttattctttttctctgttctaGGATAGCTGCTCCAGATTTGTGAGGTTTCTGAATTAGTCCGTTAGGAGCTGAGCTGGGTGCAGATCCAGGTTAGGTACAGCCTTCCTGCTCTGGCATTCTGACAACTAGgagttggttttatttcttcccctccATACATTCTTGTCAGACATGGCATTTGGAATTGTGTTGAAATCCACACACAAGAGGGTTCAAGGATGCGTATTTCTGAGGCAAAGCCCCTTTGTTCCGTTTAttcatgaatttgtattttagggtccttgttttcatttcccTCTCTGCTGTAGGCTGTGGCCTCCATCTCTGACATCCCCACTGACATTCCCATACACCTGGAGCTGGCCAGTATGACCGACCAAGACTTTATGAGCAACATAATGCATCAGgtaaggaaaatgaaaggacGTGCTCGTTTCAtcagtttccttttctccagtgTGGAAATGCACAAACTGGCATacaaacagagaaatgaaaattgaaaattaGGGCTGTGCATTTAAGGTAAGTGCAGAACATGGGTTTAATGTCTGCTGTGGCATTCTGAATGCTTCTCTTTTCTCCAATGAGCTTACCagagttgcccagagaagctgtggctgccccatccctggcagtgctcaaggccaggttggacacaggggcttggagcaagctgctccagtggaagtgcccctgcctgtggcagggggctggactgGAtcaactttaaggtcccttcagcccaaactggtctggggttctatgattctgcaacAGTACTCAGCAGAAACAGGCACAACACACCTGGGCTCTGCTCTTTCTCAGGCTGTTTTGCAGTCACAGTGAGAAGGTGACCCAGGAGCAATACTGGCAACTCCACAGATACAGTTACCTTTGGCTGGTTTAGATCCAGCAGGCTTGCAGCTGTCTAGAAGAAACCAGGATCTGAGTTTGAGCTGAGTTGATAATACTTAAAACCCCCTCAATTTCTCTGCAGGATTTCTTTCCTGCAGGTCCTGCTGGGTCCTTGTTTAGTTCCACACACTCTAGTCTCAGTGTTATGAGTGTTTCATGTGCATTTGATGTTTTGTTACTCTTTGCTGTCAAAGGGCACAAAATGAGCATACCCCTTGCTGTGAAAGGTTTCCTTGGCTAAGTCATTCTTGCACATTGCAGACTGGGGCAGCTTGTGCAGTGCTTGTGGCCTGAATCTCTTCAGGACACAGCATGCTCCTTTCTGCTGGGCACACTGGTGACAGAGCCAGTGATGGGGTACTGTTAAAAACAGCACCCTGAAGGAGGAGGGCCAGAGTCTGATTGTCCCTCTGGAGGAAGAACTGttgttgctgtatttctgttagCAGGTCTTTCCCCTGGTGAACTCCATTGGGCTGAATGAACAGGAGCTGCTGTTCCTCACGCAGGCTGCCTCTGGTCCTCACGCATCCCTCACTTCCTGGAGTGGTATTCCCGATGTGGGTATTGTCAGCGACATCCTCTTCTGGATCCTGAAAGAGCACGGGAAGACCACGGAGCGGGCCTCTGACCTCACACGGATCCACTTCCACACCCTGGCCTACCACATCCTTGTCACTGTGGATGGGTACTGGGGCaaccaggctgctgctgtggctgctggagcCCGAGCAGCAGGGACTCAGGCCTGCGCCACCGAAACCATCGACACCACCAAAGTCTTTCTTAAAGCTCCTATGGAGTTTGTGACCTCCCAGATAGAGGCACCTTCCAAAATCTCTGTAAATCCAGATGAGCCAGTGGTGCATTGGCACCGAGAAGGCATCTCCTTCCATTTCACTCCTGTTTTGGTGTGTAAAGATCCTGTCCGGACCGTGGGACTTGGGGATGCTATTTCAGCTGAAGGACTGCTGTATTCGGAAGCATATCCTCAATAGAAAACTAAGagcctcctttttctccagtACTGTACTGTGGCTGAGGAACCATGGATGAGATTTCAGGCAGTGGTGGTATAGGAACAGAATCAGGTTGTGGTCGGTTTTCTGGATATAACTGAAAAAAGAGCCAAAGAACAATTCCAGGTATAAACTGTCCAGCACATTCCAGTCACTGACAGTGACTTGAACGCTTCATGTTTAGGTGCAGGTGTTTTGGTATTTAATGTGAAAATGGGCTTTGCTTTGTCTTAAGCACATGGGGAGGGAAACGAGTATTGAAATCCCTGTTTGGAACTCCAGATGGCTCCTGTTCTGTTAGTGCTGGAAAGTGGAGCAGCCGGGAGCAGTTTGTGGTGCCGATCCCAGGGAGAACGCTGCCTTCCCTCTGCTAAACTAAAAGTAAAAGGCTCTTGCATTATCTCCTCCCAGCCCCTGGCTGGTGGCAGGAGCAAACCTTCCGCTTGCTTGGTGTGAGGATGGAGGGTTTTGCCTTTTAGCCTCAGTGTCCCCAGCCTTGGGGAGAGCCAGAGTCCCAAAATGTGATGCACGCTGCACGGCTCCTTAAATGCGCCCACAAAACCTGGCTCAAGGCTGCCTACATTTACCCTGGGTATCTGTTGCCTCTGTTCTAAAGGTATCCAGCTGAGCCCTAGCAGCCTGTGCTTAGTTTTTGGGGGAAGCTAGAAGTGAAGATGATCAGGGTTGCTATTGGAGGAGACAGCTTTACTTGCTTGCCAAGTGAACTACAGAGCAATAGCTGTGGTTGCTGTGCACTGAATCCCTTCTTTGCTAACCGTGGGTGCTTAGATCTGGTATTTTGGAGAGCTGTGGAGTGTTGGAGACCtagtttttgttgttgcttgaGAACGGTTGTGCggttttcttcagtttccctGCCCTCCATTCCAGTGTTAATATACTGGGGAATCTGGAGGCACAAAAGCCACAACAGCATTTTCCAGGTAAGACCGAAGGCAAGGAAGGCTTTGTTTTAGGGTTTGATGGTTTATTTCCTCTTTGACTGAGTCACTGAGAGTTTCTTTTCTCTGGACAGCCTTTGACATTAAACAAGTACAACCCTGTGTCCTTGTTCAGTACTTTCAGCATGTTGTTCTcctgtctcctttcctcctctccctgacTCTTTCCAGCCACATGCTGTGGCTTGCACAGCACCAGCATGGTTCCAGCAGGAACTTCACGTGTGTTTCCATAGCTATCATACATGTTTTCTCAGGATAATTGGATTAAATGCAATCAACGTATCTACACAAGCCTGGGCCCTACCAGAATTTGTAGGAAGTCACTTGAGGTCAGTCTTAGCATTTGAATGGAGGGAGGAGAATCCGTAGTGCTTAGGCTGGAGGGATCCATTTCACTGTATGTCCTATTGCAGTCAATGATGTTCTCCTTGTTGAAAAATGCCATTGTGAATGCTCTGTAAGGATAAAAATTTACAGCTTTTGTAAGTTGTACTGACTTAGCACCCAGTGCTGCCTGTCACCGTGTGCTTAACTGCTGCCTTCCCTCTGAGCAAAGTCTTCTGTGTTGTACCAGATAAGAAATAGTGCAGCGTTTTCTTGCAGCCTGTCCCGTCCTCTGTTGCATCTCAGCATGTTATCTCGGTGCAGGATCTTCCTAAGACTGGAAGCATTTCTATCCACAGTAATTTTTATGCTCATTGATAAACTGTAGCACTGGACTTGGAGTTCTGCTTTAGCCTTCCTACAGCAACAATCCGATCTTCTTTCAGCTCTGCAAAGGCCCAAGGCCATTTGCAAGGTTATTTGGCCACCTTTGAGCGTAGCCTTCTGGTCACCACCCGCATCCTGCCAGCAGAACTGACCCGTGCTTATGCTGGGTCCCACTTTCCTGATGCTCAGCCAGGCTGGGGGGAATCCTGAgttggaaacaaaaccaaacacacacaggcTGTCACCAGCAATGGGCCTGCTGCTGGATTTCGCTTCTCCCTTCCAAAACCAGTGGATGGGACTGGTGTTGACTTACAGCCATTTAAAATCACATAACTGCGCTAACAGAACTTGTCCAAGAGTAAGTTCTGCTTGTGCTCAACAGGAGGCGTGCAGGCCTGGATTAGCTTTTTGTTAAACTACTTTGAAGGAAGAATTGCTATAAACAAGTCTGAAGAAGGGGGTTATTGCTTAAAATTCACCCAGACCTAGAAGCTGAACTCTCGTGATGATCATTGTTATTACTaacccttcctgctgctctgctctttcccacCAGGTAATATTCCTTCTTTGGCCTGTGAATGCCTGGCACCACATCACTTCTCAACAGCAGCTTGACTGCTGCTCTGTCTCTGCTTTGATCAGGCGTTGAGACCTCGCCTGCTCCCCAGATTCACTTACCAAGGCTAATTCTTCACAAGGGTGACCTGTTAAGGATACACCATTGCTATCCCTGATTTAGGTTTGAAACAATCTCTGTAACAACAAAACTGGATGGGATGGCAGGGCCCAGCAGCCTGTCTGTGCTCCATGTTTCACAGGCTGTGAACACGATGCACTTCCTTCTGCCCCCCCCAGCTTCACTGTGGCTTGTGGAGTCTCTTGGAGTCCTTCTCCTGCCCTTGTAGCTGCCTTGCACCACTGCCCAGCTGCAGTAGTGAcaacaaagcaaagctgctttgtCTTGATCAGACCTTGCTGAACACCACACGTGAATATAGCTGCTGGGGGTGGTTTGGTCTGTACAAGgggaaaaagcagtgaaatttCCATTGATTGTGGGTTTGTGGTTGTgtattttacaataaaaaatCCAAGTCACCGGGAGGTGAGAGGTTTTTAAACAAACTTTTCTGGATTACAAACCCCCAGAGCTCCCTTCACCAGGAAGGAACAGAACAGTTGCAAAAGTACCAAAGCTTCAAACCCAGCCTTGAAGTGATCTCTGCTTTCCCCTCTTGTCTACAAAAACTCTTTGTTCTTGTGGGTTACTCATACCTCTAAGTCCACAGTGCTGGATAGCTCAAGCCTCAGCTGGCCCTGTACTCCTGGACAGAAGGGTTTCCACTGGAAATGTTTATTCCCCACATAGTTTGCTGCCGATGCAATGGATGAGCTCATCCCTGTGACAGCAAGCTAGCAGcttgggttggaactggatgagctttaaggtcccatccaacccaagccagtctgggattctgtgaactCCACTTACCCTAAAGGTTGTTTAAACCTTTTGCTGTTGGGCTCTTGCAGTTTAGGTGAGCACTGATGCTGTTGTCAAGGAGTGAGCAGCCAAACTGGCCCTCTCCATGTTGAGATTTGGCCCTGGCTTGGAGCAGTCTGTGCTGAAGCAGTGCTCACAAGTACTGCTGTCACACAGCATGCTGCGTTGCTATTTCTGCTGTAGGGGAACTCGTCCACTTCTGAGTACATTCGGAAGAACcatagaaaaatggaaaaaacctgCATTATGTTTTTATGGCTGTAGCTGGGCTGCTCTCATCCTGCATTACCTCAGTATTTGGGTGTGAATGTTTGGTTCAAGCTGTATTAACTGTGCTCTTCTGTAGCGCGGTTAATGTTTTGGTAAAAGCTCCCAGTTGAGTTTTAAACCTGTGATCATACCAAGGGCTTACGCTTTAAATAAAGCATGTTTATAGACTCATTGATTAAAACCAGCTAGAACAGACTCCAAACAAAGACTGTCTCATGCTCTTCATCCAAGAACTAGTGAGGTAACTAGAGAGAGAGATGAGAATGGTAAAGGTTGtctttgctctttgtttttaaagcttcagTGCTATGGGGCAGAGGAAAGCTATTTGCAGCCTATTTTGCTCTCCTCATGCCTGTCtctttctgcttcagcaatACTGAGTTTGATAAAACTCTTTGGTAAATCTTGATCTTAAAGCCAGAAATGACTGGTCTGTTCAGAGACATCAGATGAAGTTCTCTTCCGTAACAGATGGAGCAGCTTCTTGTGTAACATCTCAGGTGGAACCTTCGTGCTGACCAGGCTGAATCCTCGGGGAGTTACTGATCCAGACTCCTGTGGGAGGATGTTCTCTCAGCAGAGGGAAGGTGCGCAGGTTGGAAACAGCATGCATGGCCATTACCTTCTGTGCCGGAAGCTCGGGACGGCGTCTGTTCCCAACAGCTCGCTGTCACTTTGAACACTGCACCTGGCATCAGCCTTTACTGAGGAGCTCTCTCAGCAGCTGAAGAACACAAATGCTGGTGAGGAGGAAGGATCTCATTAAAGTGCGAGTGGGGGAGACAGAAAAACACACTCTGAAAACCTCCCCTAGGAGTTTCTCAGGAAAGCTGCTCCTTCATCAGCACAGCCTGGGTAAAACTGGCTTCAAACCTCACCTGTATCTACACTGATGCTTGGGGGTTCGTGCAGTTTGCTTTGAGAGTGCTTAAGCTTTCCATGTAGCAGAACTGTGTTTCCTACTACATAAAACTCCTGGCAGATGAACTAGTTATAATCCATCTTCTTTTTGTACTGCATTTATGAGCGGAGCTTATTATTTTAGTCAAGTTTATGTTTCTTATTCAGCACTGAGACTTGTCTGTAGCAGAAACGGAAACCCACTCCCCAAGGGGAAGTCTAAACCCTTAACACCTTCCACAAGAACAGGAGGTTGAGTAGGACCCAAGGTCCACCCTGCTCAGTACAGCCTGGCACTGACCACAGCTGGGCAAACCAGATCCTGTACAGGAGCAGGGCACCATCCTGCTGTATGATGAATCAGCAGCCCGTTGGCTCGGGGACCTCAAAGCCAGTTTGTCTGGGTTGGACCCACGCTGCTGAGCAGTCAGATCATTACTCCTGGCTGAAACAAGGCCCAAGTGTTGCTGTCTGAGGGATGTGGAGTTTCTTTTCTGGGAGGCAGTCAAGCTGCAGCCTACCTTGTAAGCGCTGATTTAACCTCTTGGAGGATACGCAGCTTTCTAAAACGGGGAGAAACCCTC from the Lathamus discolor isolate bLatDis1 chromosome 8, bLatDis1.hap1, whole genome shotgun sequence genome contains:
- the ADPGK gene encoding ADP-dependent glucokinase isoform X1, with translation MWQRSVCVGLLALALGYLCLLGPELSPPALRHLSASLLGTLRRAGSLESRMVSAWQEAIVRPARGWARVAVGVNACVDVVLSGVKLLEALGVEPGDGKNHAVLSSRRDLGEAFAYFMDKGAAAERFFSDAESFHHIARTASEHPGAQLYVGGNAALIGQKLATNPDLKILLCGPVGPKLHELLDDNVVVPPESMQERDEFHLILEYQAGEEWGRVKAPNANRFIFSHDLSNGALNMLEVFVSSLDEFQPDLVVLSGLHMMEGQSKEMRQRRLMEAVASISDIPTDIPIHLELASMTDQDFMSNIMHQQVFPLVNSIGLNEQELLFLTQAASGPHASLTSWSGIPDVGIVSDILFWILKEHGKTTERASDLTRIHFHTLAYHILVTVDGYWGNQAAAVAAGARAAGTQACATETIDTTKVFLKAPMEFVTSQIEAPSKISVNPDEPVVHWHREGISFHFTPVLVCKDPVRTVGLGDAISAEGLLYSEAYPQ
- the ADPGK gene encoding ADP-dependent glucokinase isoform X2, with product MWQRSVCVGLLALALGYLCLLGPELSPPALRHLSASLLGTLRRAGSLESRMVSAWQEAIVRPARGWARVAVGVNACVDVVLSGVKLLEALGVEPGDGKNHAVLSSRRDLGEAFAYFMDKGAAAERFFSDAESFHHIARTASEHPGAQLYVGGNAALIGQKLATNPDLKILLCGPVGPKLHELLDDNVVVPPESMQERDEFHLILEYQAGEEWGRVKAPNANRFIFSHDLSNGALNMLEVFVSSLDEFQPDLVVLSGLHMMEGQSKEMRQRRLMEAVASISDIPTDIPIHLELASMTDQDFMSNIMHQVFPLVNSIGLNEQELLFLTQAASGPHASLTSWSGIPDVGIVSDILFWILKEHGKTTERASDLTRIHFHTLAYHILVTVDGYWGNQAAAVAAGARAAGTQACATETIDTTKVFLKAPMEFVTSQIEAPSKISVNPDEPVVHWHREGISFHFTPVLVCKDPVRTVGLGDAISAEGLLYSEAYPQ
- the ADPGK gene encoding ADP-dependent glucokinase isoform X3; the encoded protein is MQERDEFHLILEYQAGEEWGRVKAPNANRFIFSHDLSNGALNMLEVFVSSLDEFQPDLVVLSGLHMMEGQSKEMRQRRLMEAVASISDIPTDIPIHLELASMTDQDFMSNIMHQQVFPLVNSIGLNEQELLFLTQAASGPHASLTSWSGIPDVGIVSDILFWILKEHGKTTERASDLTRIHFHTLAYHILVTVDGYWGNQAAAVAAGARAAGTQACATETIDTTKVFLKAPMEFVTSQIEAPSKISVNPDEPVVHWHREGISFHFTPVLVCKDPVRTVGLGDAISAEGLLYSEAYPQ